From the Pleurodeles waltl isolate 20211129_DDA chromosome 6, aPleWal1.hap1.20221129, whole genome shotgun sequence genome, the window cttgttcgacaattttaatataaccgcatgacccgaggagaaatcagccattcttcaccattccttgccattccacgagccattatatgccattcctttgccttagccattacgtgcctttgctattgcctagacactttgtcactctgacttaAAGACTTTGTGGTttaattcttcaaaccatcctcacccttgcctagcccattctatacttttcctccttatgagggaggtattccttattgcacgtcttgctgaactttgttgtgtttcctggctgatggagaatcaactgctgtcctgaggacaaagactgaccctgtatgctgactcattacggagggtaactatatgatgctgaaattgtaattgtctgtttgcctttcctttctaggtaccaactgctacattTTGAtggagaccatagatagatgttttctaaatttgtgttgctaaattgttttgcatgaagcccaacatgctaatgctaattcgaggttagttaaggaattcactaaacggacgcaaatagacaaattactgaatctatgctttgttgaataaggcGCTAATGAAACTCTGCTAAGTTTaactcatgttgacgtcgtgctatgttctgatgtttatgatttttgctttgacgaaatcttattcgagttggcatattatgacattgttgatgtgttttctggttttgagactaataaacttgctagtagagtgtaatcaatagggaataaatatcatacatCTTACTAAatcctgtgtggttattcatgactgaaaggtcatggtgtgtttcaattttattgatgttattgattaatttgtttgacttgctattgtgaatattgatgaggttattgactgATATgcagattagttatctcgtcttaaggtgtcttcaatcagggtcaaaagattcatcggcctaaaacgagtcccagagtgaataaattatctagattggcaTGTGTTATCACGAGTACCGGTGGATCCTCAAGGGCGGGGTTATGTAAAACAATTGCGTCCTTCTCTTACTTAAAGTAAGTGGCCCTTCCATAGCAGGAGACATTTTTACACCCCTTGTAGTTAGTTCAAGCTCTCTCACGTTACTTCCTTCTCTATTCAAGTATCTGGGAATGTACAGCAAAAATGCGTTCACAGCTGTCTTCCATCTCCTAGAGCCTGTTTACCCCATAGTCACATTTCTCACGTTTGTTAATCAAAAGTTTATGGTTTGTTGTTAGCTCAGACTTACTCCTGTATTGCCTTCTGATTGGGTACGTTGTTAGCCCAGACTGGCTGTTTTCTATACTGTCTTTTGATTGAAAGTTCAGGGTGTATGGGGCACTTCTCTTCCGTGATATGCTTTATTTTCTTTTCTGTACAGGTGAAAAGCCACACAGGTGCCACCTCTGCCCCTTCGCTTCTGCCTATGAGCGACACCTGGAGGCACACATGCGATCGCACACTGGAGAGAAGCCGTACAAGTGCGAGCTTTGTTCCTTCCGCTGCAGTGACCGCAGCAACCTTTCACACCACCGCCGGCGCAAGCACAAGATGGTGCCCATAAAGGGTACACGATCATCCCTCAGCAACAAGAAGATGTGGGGGGTGCTGCAGAAAAAGACCAGTGTGCTTGGGTACAGAAGGACTCTCATAAACCTTAGCCCACCTTCCATGGTGGTTCATAAACCAGACTACCTGAATGACTTCAGCCATGAGATCCCAAACATACAGACTGATGCTTACGAGCGATCCAGCCAGAGTAGCGGACTTCCTCGGGACCCACAAGACCTCATGGTAGACAATCCCCTTAACCAGCTGTCCACGTTGGCAGGCCAACTTGCCAGTCTTCCCCCAGACTCTCATAATCCGCCATCTCCTGATGTAGTGTCCTGCCATGACGAAAAGCCATTCATGTTGCAGCAGCCTTCAGCAGCAAATGCCATCTCCTCAGTGTCCACCAGCATGGCCCAAAGCTCATCTCCCACCAGCCCTGAGCGCCGGCCTTCACAACGGAACTATAGCCCAGTGGCAGGGCCAAGCAGTGAGCGTAGTGCCCGTACCAGCACCCCAAGCATCAGTAACAGTCAGCCTAGCACCCCTGCCCCTACCCTGCCGGTGCAGGACCCCCAgctcctgcatcactgccagcaCTGTGATATGTACTTTGCAGATAACATTCTCTATACGATTCACATGGGTTGCCATGGTTTTGAGAACCCTTTTCAGTGCAACATTTGTggctgcaaatgcaaaaacaagtatGACTTTGCCTGTCATTTTGCTAGAGGTCAGCACAGCCACCACTGAGCTCTAGCCTTTTATGCACTTTGGCAAATtcatcttttttatgtttttttaaaaggtcTGCACTATGCTCTGGGCACTAACGGACAGTTTTTCCTTTACCTGAAGTCTTCATGGTGCCAACTGAACTCCTTCCTCTTCCAGTAGACAAGAGGGAGTGCCTTGAGACATCTGGAAGTGTTCCCAGGATAAGATTGGGTGGAAGTTACTGACCCATTAGCTTTGTTCTGCGCTCTTTCATCAGGAGTTGAGTTGTAACATGACATGATTCAGACTCGTCCTTCGGTACGAACATGTCAGAGATTAATTACTTCATGAAAGAGAATGTTGGAGGACAGGGTACTTGTCCTACAACAGAAGGACGTCTAATCTTTAATCTAGCTGTAACATTACAATAACACATTGATTTTACTCTGATTTatcgttgttttttttttgtttttttaaggatcCAGATTCCATGGTCTGTCCTCCTTGTTCTTTTCATGTACTCAGACCTTCAGAATGAAATGTTTACATCAATAATGTCAGTGTGGCCGAAAGTAATGTCCTTGCATATCAGTCTGTCAGTAAGAAAGTTGTAGCAATTTTGACAGAAAGCGATAATGTTGAAACCTAGTTTGACTGGAAATGATATAGTTGCATGTCAGACAGGACATTTTAAGCGAATGTCACTGCATGTCAGCATGGTAGTACATGGTCAGACCAATAACTGCTTCGCAGCAAGAAGTAGTTAAAATAATGTCGCTGCATTTCATTATGATAGGCAGTAAATACAATGAGCCACTGCATGTCAATCTGGCAAGAAATGCTTAAACCAGTGATGGCACATCATGTTACTGTAGCTTTAAGCTGTTAAGCCAGCATGGCAAAAAGTGGTTCAACCAAGTAACTTCACATATGTCAGTATGGTGAGAAGTGGTTCTGTGTCTCCCACTTCAAGAAAGTATTGACAGAAAGGGCTTAAATAATATTAGTTTGGTAGGAAGCGGTTAAAATAAGATGTCATTGCTTTTATATTTAAAGAGTCATACTGATCATGCCACTCATTGAATGTCTTGGGAAGACCCTTCTAGATTTTATCAGTCTGGACTGGAATTGGTAAAACTGTTGATGCTGATGTTTGTGAGTCTGGACCTAAGTGCTTGAATTATTGTAGCTTTTGTGTGTCTTAAATAGTTTGCTTTCTCGTCCCTTGTAAACTGCACTTCTATGTTCTccatctgttaaaaaaagaaatatgtctGTTCGGATCCATGTGTGTTCTTAATTTGTTTATACAGTCAAAGGTTTGGGGTCAGTGTGCAGTAGTATCATTAGCAGACCCACTGACATCTCATTCGAATTCTGATCATGGGACAGTAACTTAACAGCTTATTATTGTATTAAAGAGTGCACCAGTGAAACAGGAGGGGTGTCCTCAATGACTGAAAAGAGTGCTGTTGGGAGCTTAATCTCCATCTAGGAGTCTTCTTGATTTCAGGTCCCCAAGCTGCCAGACAAAACCTTTTTGAGTATTCACACTTTGTGGAGGAGGCGTTAGTGAGCAAGGTGGGTGTTGTAGGTGTGATCGACGCTTGTTAAATTGTTGGCATAGTGAGAATTTTAGTATGCATTTAAAGTATAAACCTGTGTGTCTAGCACTCCTGCAGCAGCTTCTCACCTTTTGTCTCTGTCCCACACTCCTTTGACTGACAACTGCCCTTCGCGCCTGTCACTCTTGAGACACTCCACCcttcctctgtcttctcctgtcatCACTGCTCCTCTCTTTAACTTGCAGCAGATTCCTGTCACTGCCCCCTCGTTCCAggtcttatttctccttgttccttaCTGCTCAATACTTCTGCTGGAAACGAACCACAGAATAGTCATTAGTGAATacaccaggcaccagactggatcggGAGATTTGCTCTTCAGCAATtccctcacatgtgtaggtggcaTAATTTTGCCCTGCTTCTGCTTTGTCCCACCCCAGGAATGATGTTGGGGCCTCAGTATAACCTCCACACATCACTCAGTTCCTTTTTGCGTCTTCCACTGCAGATCTGAAGCTCTTTTCCTAGcttctatcattttttttttttttttgtcctcattcaacccTGCTTACTGAGCCACCTCTTCGTTCCTGTAACCTTCTCACCCTCTGACCAAGAAGAGAGACTCGAGTCCAGGGATGCACCTTTGTATCTCCCGGTCTGCCTAGGCAAACCTGCAGGAGCATCAAACGGTGGCTAATCATTGGACTAAACCGAGAAAACAACCAACCCAACATTGCATAGTCACAAAGTGGCAGATATTAACAGGAAAACAGATTCAAACTACACCCTCCCATTCTAATAATGATGACCACAGTTCTACGTTTCTCTTAGAGCCCTGCACATTTAGATCCATATTCGCCGCACAAAGAACTGCATTAAACCAATCTGTATAGCTCGGAGGGTGCTCCTTCATCCAATTTTTGCAGATTTCATTCCGTCCCaacacaattacataaaacaaGAATGTGCGATTAGCTTTATTCACCCTGCTCCATATACCCTCATCCTGAAGCTGCCCAAATATTATCAGTGggagtgatacattaattttccagCCTAGCATAGAtgataatgccctgaaaacctcctcccaaaacaaccgaatagcggggcaatcccagaacatatgtatATCCGTTGCTCCTGGCTCGCCACATTTCGGACATTTAatcacctcccccttcttaaacTTGGCAAGTTTTGCCGGGGATATATACGCTCTGTGTAGAGTATAAAGATGGTTTTTCCTTAATGGGGCaggcttcactacttcatacagAGTCACAAAcgacttcttccaccatgacccaatCTTGACACCTGACATCGCCTTGCCCCATAGCTTGTTTGGAAGGACAAAATTCTCATCaagagtttctaatatttcccaataccaaaccgccaaccTCTTCAAAGGTGCTGAGTCCGCCAGATCTAAAAAAGAATCCTCCAAAGCAtttaccactcccaatccccccttaattcctttttcccactcttatctgtagatattttaacctggacagTGATCCATCCGTTATTCTTACCAAATCATCCCAAAAAAGTAAAATACCCTCTCGCGCAGGCtcaccccacctttccacacctgcccttttgaGTGGCAATGCTAGGATATCTTgacagcattctggggtgcccggggaatcccagataggggcttGATTGCTGTAATAGTGTACACCCAACCGTCGTCTCAGCTGATACCAGCTCCTTACCATTCCTTGCAGTacttttagtttaacttttttgaaaaatttagggtcGCCGAATTTAAATAGAAAATACTTTGAGGCCCCTTTCACAGATAAAACCATTGCCTTATACATTCTGCCTACTGCTGAAccgtctggggacagaaacaacatccttgagtttttaaacaagaaagcccacgcataatatgtcaaatcaggtAGAGCCagccctcccttttcccttctacTGCATagttttttccatgatatcctcggcccctttaAATTCCAAATAAAACTACTTATTGCTTGCTGCATTTTATCCAGGTATCCCTTATGCATTGCGAAAagtatagctgaaaacacaaaattccatttgggcagaataaacatcttaattaaatttatcctcccgagaatcgtcaaagggagatatgcccatttttgtagcatagcTTTACATTCCACTAATAACTTTTGTGCGTTCCTATCCACTAAGTCCTTCAAATTTTGGGTCACTAAAATGCCCAGATACCGTATTTCCTGCTTGTTTGAtattgaccctacttccatattccactgcatagtttctgttttccccacattaatccgataccctgatatccttccaaattgttcggCAAGATCTTTAACTGTGTTAAAAGCTAAAggcaggttattagtatatatcagtaagtcgtctgcatataaagagattTTATTTTCCCAGCCATTGCAGCAAAAGGGCGAGATAAGAGgattttgtctgatttttctagcaaacggCTCAATATACAGATTAAACAATACAGGCGACAGGgagcaaccctgcctagtacctcttgaGATTGTAATGGGGTCCGTAAGTTTCCCATTCACCAGAATCTTAGCACGAGGTGATGTATAGATCCGGTCAATAACCCCACAAAACTTAGATCCTAAGTTGGCCCGCCTTAAGACCGATTTAAAAAAGTTCCAATTTACTTGgtcaaaggccttcattgcatctGAGATAATAATTGCCAATGGCGACCCAAAcgttgtagccatatctattgccccgatcagttcaaaagttaattcatgcagatatctgcctttagaaaagcctttttgatcCGGATGCACTAAATTATTCGCTATCTTACTCAGCCTATCCGCTAGAATCTTAGCtcagcaatgatataggcctgtaagaagcacatttcgctggatttttatccggtttcaaaattaaaGAGATCACCGCCTCATTCCACGAAAGAGGAATGTCATTACCACATTCTAGAATCCCCCCAAACAACTCAGTCAGTACTGGGATAATTGAGtcccctaataccttataaacttccactgggataccatccgggCCTGGCGCCGTCCCCGATTTACTACTAATCaaggttctcctaatttcctcagccgttattggaGCATTCAATGCTTCCCTCTCCTGCAACGATAAACCTAAAGATATATCAGCCCCCATTCAATCCGttaccataccttcatccacctcTAAACCCCTCCGAATATAGTTGTGCAAAAAAGTTTCGAAAAGGCGATTCTATTGCTGCCTCATCCGTACTTTTTTCTCCTGAATGCTCCATTTCAACCTCCTTGATGTAGTTCCTGACACGATCTGttttgcctttccaggctaacaatttccccgcattttccccatattcaaaatgagccaatttgcttgcctcccatttcctttgaattcttccctgtagtatcttcTCCAACTGGCTTCTCAACCCATCCAAGCTGTCCCTCAAAGCCTCGGTCTCCCCTGTTTCTATTATTTCGACTTTATgttttcgcatttcctgctctaGCGCATTAATCTCGTCTCTCTGCCGTTTATGTTTCTGGATGGAACTACTCCTTATCTCCCCGCGAATAACCGCTTTAAACGTatcccatactactgataaaggtgcgGAGCCCCAATTTACACTAAAAAAAAATCGGATTCCTTACGCAGCTTTAACAACACCTCCTGATCTAATAACAAGGACCGATCAATCGTCCACCGATTACTGAAACTTGTCTGCCGAAAACTCATTTTTAACACCACCgctgagtgatctgataaatgcgagggcagacacgctatattcttcacctcctctctcagacgtgtatctaataaaaaataatctattcgagaggcatgtctatatttcttattaaaaaaagataAATCCCTGCTATTCCCCACA encodes:
- the IKZF5 gene encoding zinc finger protein Pegasus; its protein translation is MGEKKPESLDFVKDFQEYLTQQTHHVNMISGAVSGEKEAEPLQGAGTDSDHNGLDHPSVEVSLDEHSGVLVDGFERTFDGKLKCRYCTYASKGTARLIEHIRIHTGEKPHRCHLCPFASAYERHLEAHMRSHTGEKPYKCELCSFRCSDRSNLSHHRRRKHKMVPIKGTRSSLSNKKMWGVLQKKTSVLGYRRTLINLSPPSMVVHKPDYLNDFSHEIPNIQTDAYERSSQSSGLPRDPQDLMVDNPLNQLSTLAGQLASLPPDSHNPPSPDVVSCHDEKPFMLQQPSAANAISSVSTSMAQSSSPTSPERRPSQRNYSPVAGPSSERSARTSTPSISNSQPSTPAPTLPVQDPQLLHHCQHCDMYFADNILYTIHMGCHGFENPFQCNICGCKCKNKYDFACHFARGQHSHH